From a single Deltaproteobacteria bacterium HGW-Deltaproteobacteria-6 genomic region:
- a CDS encoding cell division protein FtsZ, with protein MFELTEVCIENSARIKVVGAGGGGGNAVNTMISYTLRGVDFIIANTDAQALAASAAPVKIQIGAEVTKGLGAGSNPDIGKQSAMESRDEIRRHLEGADMIFITAGLGGGTGTGAAPVIAEVARECGALTVAVVTKPFQFEGKRRNVQAEEGIIALRDVVDTLIVVPNQRLLSLGGRGLSLLDAFKKADDILYQAVKGISDLIIVPGLINLDFADVKNIMSNMGMALMGTGTATGENRAIEAAQRAISSPLLEDNTIQGAQGILLSITGGPDMSLYEVNEASSLIQSEAHEDANIIFGTVIDENMTDEIRITVIATGFEDAMKKKQTSSNVMHLGGFRKEDLSTPAFLRKEKSRDQGNVLTVGMGDESENVDIDIPTFLRRQAD; from the coding sequence ATGTTTGAACTAACGGAAGTATGCATCGAAAATTCAGCAAGAATTAAAGTAGTCGGTGCGGGCGGAGGCGGCGGCAACGCCGTCAATACGATGATTTCCTATACGCTCCGGGGGGTTGATTTTATCATCGCCAATACGGACGCTCAGGCGCTGGCGGCGTCTGCCGCGCCCGTTAAAATCCAGATCGGAGCGGAAGTCACCAAGGGGCTGGGGGCCGGTTCCAATCCGGACATCGGCAAACAATCAGCCATGGAATCCCGCGATGAAATCCGCAGGCATCTGGAAGGCGCGGACATGATTTTTATCACGGCGGGCCTGGGCGGAGGCACCGGGACCGGCGCGGCGCCGGTGATTGCGGAGGTGGCCCGCGAATGCGGCGCGCTGACCGTGGCCGTGGTGACCAAACCGTTTCAGTTTGAAGGCAAGAGAAGAAATGTCCAGGCCGAAGAAGGCATCATCGCGCTGCGCGATGTGGTGGATACCCTGATTGTAGTTCCCAATCAGCGGCTGCTCAGCCTGGGCGGTCGGGGGCTCTCGCTTCTGGATGCTTTCAAGAAAGCGGATGATATTCTCTATCAGGCCGTCAAAGGCATCTCCGATCTGATTATTGTTCCGGGGCTGATCAATCTTGATTTCGCCGATGTGAAAAACATTATGAGCAATATGGGCATGGCGCTGATGGGCACCGGAACCGCCACCGGTGAGAACCGCGCCATTGAAGCCGCGCAGCGGGCGATCTCCTCGCCGCTTCTGGAGGACAACACGATTCAGGGCGCGCAGGGCATCCTGCTCAGCATTACCGGCGGGCCGGATATGAGCCTGTATGAAGTCAACGAAGCCTCATCGCTGATTCAGTCCGAAGCGCATGAAGATGCCAATATTATTTTCGGCACGGTCATTGATGAAAACATGACGGATGAAATCCGGATCACCGTGATTGCAACCGGTTTTGAAGACGCCATGAAGAAAAAACAGACGTCCTCCAATGTGATGCATCTGGGCGGCTTCCGGAAAGAAGATTTATCGACGCCCGCTTTTTTGCGCAAGGAAAAATCCCGCGATCAGGGCAATGTGCTGACGGTGGGTATGGGCGATGAAAGTGAAAACGTTGATATTGATATTCCCACGTTTTTGCGCCGTCAGGCGGACTAA